One window of the Cryptomeria japonica chromosome 7, Sugi_1.0, whole genome shotgun sequence genome contains the following:
- the LOC131049806 gene encoding protein PLANT CADMIUM RESISTANCE 3: MQASKGEQGAEVSATHPPLPPQNFASAAQQYVHPLAPQPYPQQGGPLRPTEWSSGLCACCADPSVCCLTCWCPCITFGQIAEIVDEGSSSCCVSGGIYGALLYLTGLACCYSCLYRTKIRAKFNLSDIPCADCLVHCCCESCALCQEYRELKHRGFHPALGWEGNLRKEQEGTGIAMAAPAYPAMAR, from the exons ATGCAGGCTTCTAAGGGCGAGCAAGGAGCTGAAGTATCCGCTACTCATCCTCCACTGCCACCTCAAAATTTCGCCTCAGCTGCCCAACAATATGTCCACCCGCTAGCGCCTCAGCCATATCCTCAACAAGGCGGCCCTCTTCGTCCCACAGAGTGGTCCTCTGGTCTCTGCGCCTGCTGTGCAGATCCATCCGTTT GTTGCCTCACATGCTGGTGCCCCTGCATCACATTTGGGCAGATAGCGGAGATAGTGGATGAGGGTTCTTCCT CGTGCTGTGTAAGCGGAGGGATCTATGGCGCGCTGCTCTATTTGACGGGGCTAGCGTGCTGCTATTCGTGCTTGTACAGAACAAAGATTAGGGCCAAATTCAACTTGTCCGATATCCCCTGCGCAGATTGTCTGGTCCATTGTTGCTGCGAATCCTGCGCGCTGTGCCAGGAATATAGAGAACTCAAACACAGAGGATTTCATCCTGCACTGG GTTGGGAAGGGAACCTGCGAAAAGAACAGGAGGGGACGGGGATTGCCATGGCAGC